The Bacillus sp. Y1 genome has a window encoding:
- the thiH gene encoding 2-iminoacetate synthase ThiH — MSFYDEYVKVKNYPFDHFFSTITTQDVKKVLQKERLHTEDFLILLSPAAEHCLEEMAQIAHHRTVQHFGRTIQLYAPLYLTDYCVNKCTYCSFSIDNDFPRRKLTLAEIEEESKALVKMGLRHIILLTGESRLHSSVDYLCETIDVMKKYFSSLSIEIQPLDMEEYRTLVARGIDGLTVYQEVYNEEIYKEHHLKGPKRNYHYRLDAPERGAKAGMRSVNIGALLGMDEWRKEVFFTGLHAQYLQKNYLETDIALSFPRIRPNLGGFQPKVDVTDKNLVQAMLASRLFLPRAGMTLSTRESAELRRHLLPLGVTKMSAASSTVVGGYANKEHTHSQFEISDKRSVAEVKESLRELGYQPVVKDWEILTHSS; from the coding sequence ATGTCATTTTATGATGAATATGTAAAAGTAAAAAATTATCCATTTGACCACTTTTTTTCCACCATCACCACTCAAGACGTAAAAAAGGTTTTACAAAAAGAGAGACTTCATACAGAAGACTTTTTAATTCTATTATCTCCAGCAGCTGAACATTGTTTAGAAGAAATGGCACAAATCGCTCATCACCGTACTGTACAGCATTTTGGTCGTACGATTCAATTATATGCACCACTATATTTAACCGATTATTGTGTGAACAAATGTACGTACTGTAGCTTTAGTATTGATAATGACTTTCCACGTAGAAAACTGACATTGGCTGAAATTGAAGAAGAATCGAAGGCACTTGTCAAAATGGGCTTACGCCATATTATCTTACTAACGGGGGAATCTCGCTTACATTCCTCAGTCGATTACTTGTGTGAAACGATTGATGTGATGAAAAAGTATTTTTCTTCTTTATCCATTGAGATACAGCCATTAGATATGGAAGAGTACCGAACACTAGTTGCACGTGGCATTGATGGATTAACCGTTTATCAAGAGGTGTACAACGAAGAAATCTATAAAGAGCATCACTTAAAGGGACCGAAACGCAATTATCACTATCGACTAGATGCACCAGAAAGAGGTGCCAAAGCTGGCATGAGATCCGTAAATATCGGAGCACTACTTGGAATGGATGAGTGGAGAAAGGAAGTCTTTTTCACTGGACTTCATGCTCAGTACTTACAAAAAAATTATCTTGAAACGGATATTGCTCTATCATTTCCTCGAATTCGGCCAAACCTTGGTGGCTTCCAACCAAAGGTCGATGTAACAGATAAAAATTTGGTTCAAGCAATGCTTGCATCCCGTTTATTTTTACCACGTGCAGGCATGACTCTGTCAACGAGAGAAAGTGCGGAACTAAGACGTCACTTACTTCCATTGGGAGTGACTAAAATGTCTGCTGCCTCATCAACCGTTGTTGGGGGTTACGCTAATAAAGAACACACACATAGTCAATTTGAAATATCGGACAAAAGAAGTGTGGCTGAGGTAAAGGAATCACTAAGAGAACTTGGCTACCAACCTGTCGTAAAAGATTGGGAAATACTTACACATTCATCATAA